A single region of the Plantactinospora soyae genome encodes:
- a CDS encoding DUF4397 domain-containing protein, whose translation MEHTTTPQIRIGRRIAAGAAALGLGLGLGLASIVPAPANAGATVGYVRLAHLSPDTPAVDVYLGAATDSTEPQVFKAVGYGVLSPYLPLPVGPYVVAMRRAGAAATDPPVLTERVSVAAGKAYTVAGVGRYAELGLKVLDDDLTAPPDGRAKVRVVQASVRAPVIDVSVAEGASIASGVQFATTTAYHQVAPGRSTLRLSATGAKPTTVDVSLTDGTVYSLLVLDAKQSGLTTELRVDARGGVVVPTGGVDTGAGGTAGRSASTYPIGLASVGALLAVVVAATGRRLRQRRPRRTS comes from the coding sequence ATGGAGCACACCACCACACCACAGATCCGGATCGGGCGACGGATCGCGGCCGGCGCGGCGGCCCTCGGCCTCGGCCTCGGGCTGGGCCTGGCCAGCATCGTCCCGGCCCCCGCCAACGCCGGGGCCACGGTCGGCTACGTCCGGCTGGCCCACCTGTCGCCGGACACCCCGGCCGTCGACGTCTACCTCGGCGCCGCGACCGACTCGACGGAACCGCAGGTGTTCAAGGCGGTCGGCTACGGCGTGCTGTCGCCGTACCTGCCGTTGCCGGTCGGCCCGTACGTGGTGGCGATGCGCAGGGCCGGCGCCGCCGCCACGGATCCGCCGGTACTCACCGAACGGGTCTCGGTGGCCGCCGGCAAGGCGTACACCGTCGCCGGTGTCGGCCGGTACGCCGAACTGGGACTGAAGGTGCTCGACGACGACCTGACCGCACCGCCGGACGGCCGGGCGAAGGTACGGGTGGTGCAGGCGTCGGTACGCGCACCGGTGATCGACGTGTCGGTGGCCGAGGGGGCGAGCATCGCCAGTGGCGTGCAGTTCGCCACCACCACCGCGTACCACCAGGTCGCGCCGGGGCGGTCGACGCTGCGGCTGTCGGCCACCGGCGCGAAGCCGACGACGGTCGACGTGTCGCTCACCGACGGCACGGTCTACTCGCTGCTGGTGCTCGACGCGAAGCAGAGTGGCCTGACCACCGAGCTGCGGGTCGACGCGCGGGGCGGAGTGGTGGTGCCGACCGGTGGCGTGGACACCGGTGCCGGCGGTACGGCCGGCCGGAGCGCGTCGACGTACCCGATCGGGCTGGCCTCGGTCGGTGCGCTCCTCGCGGTCGTCGTCGCGGCGACCGGCCGGCGCCTTCGCCAGCGCCGCCCGCGCCGCACCTCGTGA